A stretch of Imperialibacter roseus DNA encodes these proteins:
- a CDS encoding NAD(P)H-dependent oxidoreductase, with translation MNLIDKLNWRYATKIFDPHKKVSGHDLAFLKEAIRLSVSSYGLQLYKVLIIENDDIREELRKASWNQSQITDASHLFVFCNYIRNYDQHVDSYIRRIIELQGKSDDGLKQYGEFIKKTIADMPTEERKSWSEKQTYLALNNLLMACAELKIDACPMEGFDKQAYNRLLGLDELGLNASVIAPVGYRSDNDETQERQKVRKSMEELFQMA, from the coding sequence ATGAACTTAATAGATAAACTTAACTGGCGATATGCCACCAAAATATTTGACCCTCACAAAAAGGTAAGCGGTCACGATCTGGCATTCCTGAAGGAAGCGATCAGGCTTTCGGTGTCCTCGTATGGCTTGCAGCTCTACAAAGTGCTCATCATTGAAAATGATGACATCAGGGAGGAGCTCCGGAAGGCTTCGTGGAACCAAAGCCAGATCACAGATGCCTCCCACCTTTTCGTTTTTTGCAACTACATCCGCAACTACGACCAGCATGTGGATAGCTATATTCGGCGGATCATTGAATTGCAGGGGAAAAGTGATGACGGCCTGAAGCAGTACGGCGAATTTATCAAAAAGACCATTGCTGACATGCCCACGGAAGAGCGAAAGAGCTGGTCTGAGAAGCAGACTTACCTCGCTTTGAACAACTTGCTGATGGCCTGTGCAGAGCTGAAGATCGACGCCTGCCCAATGGAGGGGTTTGATAAGCAAGCCTACAACCGGCTCCTGGGCCTTGATGAACTGGGATTGAATGCCTCAGTCATTGCGCCGGTAGGTTATCGCTCTGATAACGATGAGACCCAGGAACGGCAGAAAGTAAGAAAGTCGATGGAGGAATTGTTCCAGATGGCTTGA
- a CDS encoding Crp/Fnr family transcriptional regulator codes for MAPGLWQGIKTGSKVDASDKLIHHLQETIPLTENEAELVKQSFKEVALKKKEMLLFKGETSSHMRFIAEGCLRSYYMDEETKEHIIQFGIEGWWINDLYSYLTQTPAKQFIQAIDDSVLLQIHRDTLSRLYDEVPAVERFFRMKFETAYVALQDRTINSMSKTAEERYVEFRSKYRDIEQRVPQYMVASYLKITPEFLSAIRKNLS; via the coding sequence GTGGCTCCAGGTTTGTGGCAAGGCATCAAAACGGGATCAAAAGTGGATGCATCCGATAAACTCATACATCACCTGCAGGAAACCATTCCGCTGACGGAGAACGAGGCGGAATTGGTGAAGCAAAGTTTTAAGGAAGTGGCCTTAAAGAAGAAGGAGATGCTTCTCTTCAAAGGCGAAACTTCGTCGCATATGCGGTTCATAGCCGAAGGCTGTCTCAGAAGCTACTATATGGACGAGGAGACGAAGGAGCACATTATCCAGTTTGGTATCGAGGGCTGGTGGATCAACGATTTGTACAGCTACCTCACCCAAACGCCCGCTAAGCAGTTTATTCAAGCCATCGACGACAGTGTGCTTCTTCAAATTCACAGAGACACCCTGAGCAGGCTTTATGACGAGGTGCCTGCTGTCGAACGATTTTTCCGAATGAAGTTCGAAACTGCCTATGTGGCCCTGCAGGATCGCACCATCAACTCCATGAGTAAAACCGCCGAAGAAAGGTATGTGGAGTTTCGCTCCAAATACAGGGACATTGAGCAGCGGGTTCCCCAGTACATGGTGGCCTCCTACCTGAAAATAACGCCCGAGTTTTTAAGTGCTATCAGGAAGAATTTGAGTTGA
- a CDS encoding helix-turn-helix domain-containing protein: protein MSKKSNIMTLDQFKDKHFGEVGTPKRDDLEEGYENFKIGALIQEARLEKGLTQEELAQKVGTTKSYISKIENNIKEVRLSTLKKIVELGLGGQVDLSIKL, encoded by the coding sequence ATGAGCAAGAAAAGTAATATAATGACCCTTGATCAATTCAAGGATAAGCATTTTGGTGAGGTTGGCACGCCGAAGCGAGATGACCTGGAAGAAGGCTACGAAAATTTCAAAATCGGAGCACTTATCCAGGAGGCTAGACTTGAAAAGGGGCTGACTCAGGAAGAACTTGCTCAAAAGGTGGGGACTACCAAGTCATATATTTCAAAAATTGAAAACAATATAAAGGAGGTTCGGCTATCGACCTTAAAGAAAATTGTGGAGCTCGGTCTTGGTGGACAAGTTGACCTTTCCATAAAGCTGTAA
- a CDS encoding DMT family transporter, which yields MNNPLLLLLSFSVGIMVVIQGGINSRLGVMLNNSLVATGIALVMSASVTLLVVVATVRQLPTAGELRQIPAYMWFAGGVFSFIAVSLFYYVIPRVGISTAVTFSLTGQVIFAAVASHFGWFGMPLEPVSIKKIAGMLVMIAGVVLVKS from the coding sequence ATGAACAATCCTTTATTACTCCTTCTTTCGTTTTCGGTGGGTATTATGGTCGTGATCCAGGGCGGCATCAATTCCCGCCTCGGTGTCATGCTCAACAACTCACTTGTGGCCACTGGCATTGCCCTGGTAATGAGTGCAAGTGTTACGCTGCTGGTTGTAGTGGCCACCGTACGCCAGCTTCCGACAGCAGGCGAGCTGCGGCAAATTCCCGCCTACATGTGGTTTGCAGGCGGCGTTTTTAGCTTCATCGCTGTCTCGCTGTTTTACTATGTTATTCCCCGGGTGGGCATCTCTACCGCAGTCACCTTCAGCCTCACAGGCCAGGTTATTTTCGCTGCTGTCGCCAGTCATTTTGGCTGGTTTGGTATGCCACTGGAGCCCGTATCAATAAAAAAGATCGCCGGTATGCTTGTCATGATTGCCGGCGTAGTACTTGTAAAATCGTGA
- a CDS encoding nuclear transport factor 2 family protein, with translation MTKTAIHFFFSLFMVSASTVVNAQPGKLTHEDSLNTVLDKYYKLNLKVFQANSQPEDIDIIFDLFTDDFEYIHPQYGGTYTRQDLYEGYQRNQKNGGYDGSVTDIKILNKIVGLNAIAVSKTFVTKKDGKAVEGEPQMTLFEFRDGKIARIYEYW, from the coding sequence ATGACAAAAACAGCAATCCACTTTTTTTTCTCTCTTTTTATGGTTTCAGCTTCTACTGTGGTAAATGCCCAGCCTGGGAAACTGACGCACGAAGATTCCCTGAACACAGTGCTCGACAAATACTACAAACTCAACCTAAAAGTCTTTCAAGCAAATTCCCAACCAGAGGACATCGACATTATTTTTGATCTCTTTACAGATGACTTCGAGTACATCCACCCTCAATACGGAGGCACCTATACCCGTCAGGACCTATACGAGGGCTATCAACGCAACCAAAAAAACGGTGGCTATGACGGAAGTGTAACCGATATCAAAATTCTCAATAAAATAGTGGGGTTGAATGCCATCGCCGTGAGCAAAACCTTTGTCACTAAAAAGGATGGAAAGGCAGTAGAAGGCGAGCCCCAAATGACCCTGTTCGAGTTCAGAGATGGAAAAATTGCCAGGATCTACGAGTATTGGTAG
- a CDS encoding cyclase family protein, whose product MKTTTFILVTLLTIKAATAQQKEAVGESPWGPDDEIGTLNMMTEASQLQVLSQIASGKVYDLSVDYFVGMPSFHSLGDPGYQYWLTHTPHGTVVDNPNGLGEAMNQKVSYTGDAISMYTHMGTHIDALNHFGLNGKIWNGFTPEEHLGDKGWKKTGAETIPPIIARGVLLDVAAAKGPLPKNYRISAADLQLVLRKQNVRLQNGDVVLIRTGQAQHYENAADYLDNYPGISLDAVKWLVEEMDIMLLGADNLSFEAFPPERTDNWVPVHTYLLAEKGAMFIEQMFLEKLSADKVYEFAFIAASLKLRGASASPMRPVAFPIQTKQ is encoded by the coding sequence ATGAAAACAACAACATTCATTTTGGTCACGCTGCTCACCATTAAGGCCGCAACGGCACAGCAAAAAGAAGCAGTTGGTGAAAGTCCCTGGGGCCCCGACGATGAAATAGGCACCCTCAACATGATGACAGAGGCATCGCAACTGCAGGTGCTTTCGCAGATTGCGTCGGGCAAGGTTTACGACCTCAGCGTCGATTATTTTGTTGGCATGCCAAGCTTCCATTCGCTGGGCGACCCCGGTTACCAGTATTGGCTCACGCACACACCCCACGGTACGGTTGTCGACAATCCTAATGGTTTGGGGGAGGCCATGAACCAAAAGGTAAGCTACACCGGCGATGCCATATCGATGTACACCCACATGGGTACGCACATTGATGCGCTGAACCATTTTGGGCTGAATGGCAAGATCTGGAACGGGTTCACTCCTGAAGAACACCTCGGCGACAAAGGCTGGAAAAAGACGGGTGCCGAAACGATACCGCCGATCATTGCCAGAGGTGTGCTACTGGATGTGGCAGCTGCCAAAGGGCCACTTCCCAAAAACTACCGCATCAGTGCCGCTGATTTGCAGCTTGTGCTGAGGAAGCAGAACGTCCGGCTGCAAAATGGCGACGTCGTGTTGATTCGCACAGGCCAGGCACAACACTATGAAAATGCTGCTGACTATCTCGACAACTACCCTGGCATCAGCCTGGACGCTGTGAAATGGCTGGTAGAAGAAATGGACATCATGCTGCTGGGCGCCGACAACCTTAGCTTCGAGGCTTTTCCACCTGAGCGAACCGACAACTGGGTGCCCGTGCACACTTACTTGTTGGCTGAGAAGGGGGCCATGTTTATAGAACAGATGTTCCTGGAAAAGCTTTCGGCAGATAAGGTCTACGAGTTCGCCTTTATCGCTGCTTCACTGAAGTTAAGGGGCGCAAGTGCTTCACCCATGCGTCCGGTGGCATTTCCAATTCAAACAAAACAGTAA
- a CDS encoding porin family protein, with protein MKSFLFALIALFLLTVSTQAQHVNVGIKGGLNAYTIQGDNSGNFDPKLSFNVGLLGHIHMDNQFALQPEVVFSGQGTQYKSGGSDVKLNLNYVNIPLLFQYMFDNGFRLEAGPQLGILASAKSEIGNNSTDVKNNYKSTDIGLVVGMSYVKPSTGFGYDLRYVHGLTDISENNASNSYNRGLQLGIFYLFQHRS; from the coding sequence ATGAAATCTTTTTTATTCGCACTTATTGCCCTTTTTCTCCTAACTGTTTCCACCCAGGCACAACACGTAAATGTTGGCATCAAAGGCGGCCTGAACGCCTACACCATCCAGGGTGACAATAGCGGCAACTTCGACCCTAAACTCAGTTTCAATGTTGGTCTGCTGGGTCATATCCATATGGATAATCAATTTGCGCTTCAGCCCGAGGTCGTTTTTTCCGGACAAGGCACTCAATACAAAAGTGGTGGCAGCGATGTGAAGCTCAACCTAAACTATGTGAATATCCCGCTACTCTTTCAATACATGTTCGACAATGGATTTAGGCTGGAAGCAGGCCCGCAACTGGGCATTTTGGCCAGTGCTAAATCGGAAATCGGCAACAACAGTACTGACGTAAAAAATAACTACAAAAGCACCGACATCGGACTAGTTGTAGGCATGAGCTATGTGAAGCCGTCTACAGGTTTTGGGTATGACCTTCGATATGTTCACGGCCTAACGGACATCAGCGAGAATAATGCATCCAACTCTTACAACAGAGGCTTGCAACTCGGTATATTCTATCTTTTTCAGCACAGATCATAA
- a CDS encoding type II toxin-antitoxin system RelE/ParE family toxin, with protein sequence MNSKVRKVIFYKDYFESFFLKQSDKVQKKIIWTINLIEEIKGIPETYLKHIKGTDGLYEVRVQTGSNIYRIFCFFDDGQLVVLMNGFQKKTQKTPRAEIEKALKIKQEYEQEK encoded by the coding sequence GTGAATAGTAAAGTTAGAAAGGTCATCTTCTACAAAGATTATTTCGAATCCTTCTTCCTAAAGCAAAGTGATAAAGTTCAGAAGAAAATTATCTGGACAATTAACTTGATAGAAGAGATTAAAGGCATTCCTGAAACTTACCTGAAGCACATCAAAGGAACTGACGGGCTGTATGAAGTGAGGGTTCAAACTGGAAGCAATATTTATAGAATCTTTTGTTTCTTCGATGATGGACAGTTAGTGGTGCTAATGAACGGTTTTCAGAAGAAAACTCAAAAGACCCCCAGGGCTGAGATCGAAAAGGCATTGAAAATTAAGCAAGAATATGAGCAAGAAAAGTAA
- a CDS encoding Gfo/Idh/MocA family protein gives MTHPQSSRRKFIKTSASAATGVALLSSFPKSALAIMQDKPRIRFSVIGMNHGHIYGMTEAVKRGGGELVSFFAPEPELVAAFSKRYPEAKLAKSQKEILEDKSIQVVLSAGIPVDRAPLGVEVMKAGKDYLVDKPGITTLAQLAEVRKVQKATGRIYDIMFSERLENKATVKAGELVQSGAIGKVIQTIGMGPHRIGLTNRPEWFFDKKYYGGIITDIGSHQFDQFLFFTGSTTAEVVASQVGNNHYPQYPQFEDFGDAMVKGNGGAGYVRIDWFTPDGLGSWGDGRLTILGTEGYIEIRKNIDIASGHEGGNHLYLVTHKETRYIDCNDVELPFGKLFVDDVLNRTETALPQAHVFLATELALKAQDQAKKLVITK, from the coding sequence ATGACACATCCTCAATCCAGCAGACGCAAATTCATCAAAACATCTGCCTCAGCAGCGACCGGCGTTGCCCTCCTTTCTTCTTTTCCAAAAAGTGCCCTTGCCATCATGCAGGACAAACCCAGGATCAGGTTTTCGGTCATAGGTATGAACCATGGCCATATTTATGGCATGACAGAAGCTGTGAAAAGAGGAGGAGGTGAGCTTGTTTCATTCTTTGCTCCGGAGCCAGAGTTGGTAGCAGCCTTCTCGAAAAGATACCCCGAAGCAAAGCTGGCTAAAAGCCAGAAAGAAATACTCGAAGACAAGTCGATACAGGTGGTGTTAAGCGCTGGCATTCCAGTTGACAGAGCGCCGCTGGGAGTGGAGGTAATGAAAGCCGGTAAAGACTACCTGGTCGATAAGCCGGGCATCACCACCCTTGCTCAGCTGGCCGAAGTACGCAAGGTGCAGAAGGCAACAGGCCGCATCTATGACATCATGTTCAGCGAAAGGCTTGAGAACAAGGCGACAGTGAAGGCTGGTGAGTTGGTGCAGTCCGGGGCCATTGGCAAGGTAATTCAAACCATAGGCATGGGGCCTCATCGGATCGGTCTGACAAACCGGCCAGAGTGGTTTTTTGATAAAAAATACTACGGCGGCATCATCACCGACATTGGATCGCACCAGTTCGATCAGTTCCTCTTCTTCACAGGGTCTACCACAGCCGAAGTGGTGGCCTCTCAGGTAGGCAACAACCACTATCCGCAGTACCCGCAGTTTGAGGATTTTGGTGATGCCATGGTGAAAGGAAATGGTGGCGCTGGCTACGTGCGGATAGACTGGTTCACACCCGATGGCCTGGGCTCCTGGGGCGATGGGCGCTTGACCATATTGGGAACGGAGGGCTATATCGAAATACGAAAAAATATTGACATCGCCTCTGGTCACGAAGGGGGCAACCACCTCTACTTGGTGACACATAAAGAAACCAGGTACATCGACTGCAATGATGTGGAGCTGCCATTTGGGAAGCTGTTTGTGGATGATGTGCTCAACCGCACCGAAACGGCGTTACCACAAGCCCACGTGTTCCTGGCCACCGAGCTGGCACTGAAGGCGCAGGATCAGGCGAAGAAGCTGGTGATAACTAAATAG
- a CDS encoding N-acetyltransferase, with translation MVVIDTGTGASHKVEIEPVEDRDFASLTKARYFFDWKQEKEFEMYKLRIANTRDILGLVSVERIPEEWMLHIRLLTVSKENKGSSKKFENIAGNLLTFVSKIAVREYGELACVSLKPKGLIARHYIDKFGMNVTGLTLSIEILEIFNLIETYDHD, from the coding sequence GTGGTAGTAATTGATACTGGAACAGGAGCGAGCCACAAGGTAGAGATTGAGCCTGTTGAGGATCGTGACTTCGCAAGTCTGACGAAGGCGAGGTATTTCTTTGATTGGAAACAAGAAAAGGAATTCGAGATGTATAAGCTGAGAATAGCCAACACGAGAGATATACTTGGACTTGTTTCTGTAGAGAGAATTCCAGAAGAGTGGATGTTGCATATAAGGCTGCTCACCGTTTCAAAAGAAAATAAAGGGAGTAGCAAGAAATTTGAAAACATTGCTGGCAACCTACTGACGTTTGTTTCAAAAATTGCTGTAAGAGAATACGGTGAGCTTGCCTGCGTGTCGTTAAAGCCAAAGGGATTAATAGCTCGCCATTACATAGATAAATTCGGCATGAACGTAACGGGTCTGACCCTAAGCATCGAAATACTGGAAATTTTCAATTTGATTGAGACGTACGACCATGACTAG
- a CDS encoding Crp/Fnr family transcriptional regulator: MVKYISEMIGQHMTLTEEETEVLNDCIPIRSYKKGTILLREGQIATECYFNIKGCVRHYYLSDGEEKTTQFYTEEQSIASMNSYLNKVPANHYLECVEDTTLAVFGYEKEKELYRKHPKFESLCRLSMEDDFGKQQEMLANYIIQSPEERYLNLLETRPGLLNRVPQYHLASYLGVKPESLSRIRKRVAEKG, translated from the coding sequence ATGGTAAAGTACATCTCCGAAATGATTGGTCAGCACATGACCCTCACCGAAGAAGAAACCGAGGTGCTCAACGACTGCATTCCTATTCGCAGCTACAAAAAAGGCACAATCCTGCTGAGGGAAGGTCAAATCGCCACCGAGTGCTATTTCAATATCAAGGGCTGTGTACGCCACTACTACCTTTCTGATGGTGAAGAAAAGACCACCCAGTTTTATACCGAAGAGCAGTCGATTGCCTCTATGAACAGCTACCTCAACAAAGTGCCCGCCAACCACTATCTGGAGTGCGTGGAAGACACTACCCTGGCTGTGTTCGGCTACGAAAAAGAAAAGGAGCTGTACCGAAAGCACCCAAAGTTTGAATCGCTCTGCAGACTTTCGATGGAGGATGACTTCGGCAAGCAGCAGGAAATGCTGGCTAACTACATCATCCAAAGCCCCGAAGAGCGCTACCTTAACCTTCTCGAAACCAGGCCAGGCCTGTTGAACCGGGTACCTCAGTATCACCTGGCCAGCTATCTGGGTGTGAAACCGGAGTCGCTGAGCAGGATCAGGAAGCGGGTGGCGGAGAAAGGTTAA